From one Chryseobacterium sp. 3008163 genomic stretch:
- a CDS encoding M1 family metallopeptidase, which produces MQLKVTALSLFLYVSVSAQNIQNNPGSNHGNRFEQLGTILPTPNVYRTASGAPGQAYWQNRADYDITAYLDEDKRNLKGSETVTYHNNSPDDLDYIWLQLDENQQSTVKKADYQFSSTLPKSLNDQQLKTTDIPAKDNGYGVNLEKVIDASGNPLKYTVNKTMMRIDLPKVLKKGEKFIFKIDWNYNIPNRTKMGGRGGYENFAEDGNDLYTITQWFPRMCVYSDFQGWQNHQFTGRGEFALVFGNYKVSMNVPADHVIGGTGECKNYEQVLTPEQLSRYKKSQTSNEPVEIVTLDEAKKAEKNHSKQRKTWVFEAKDVRDFAWTASRKFVWDAMGVTIPENNNKVMAMSFYPKEAYGLYRKFSTKAVAHTIKTYSEFTIPYPYPVAQSVEASNGMEYPMICFNFGRTEKDGTYSEGIKNGMIGVIIHEVGHNFFPMIINSDERQWSWMDEGLNTFTEYLTEEKWDNKFPSKRGPAWTIVDYMKLPKDQLEPIMSNSENIIQFGPNAYSKPATGLNILRETIMGRELFDKAFKTYSKRWAFKHPEPADFFRTMEDASGEDLDWFWRGWFYGTDPVDIAIDKVTIATPDLDAVPMAKEETYTVDRPLQNEFEDISKIRNREDKNITFDVEKDKSLQDFYYRYDRGQEKVDNSKTYTVKKDENAALDSKDKDKFKNITAYQIDFVNKGGLVMPVILEFTFEDGTKLYDKSSAQIWRQNEKKVSKTFYFDKKLKSIQLDPMRETADIDTSNNLWSNDGSSATSSKFQLFKQKQDGPVRGGGTGKVNPMQAAGKKS; this is translated from the coding sequence ATGCAACTAAAAGTAACAGCACTTTCGCTATTTCTATATGTAAGTGTTTCTGCCCAAAACATTCAAAACAATCCGGGAAGTAATCACGGAAACAGATTTGAACAGTTGGGGACCATCCTTCCTACTCCAAACGTTTACAGAACGGCTTCAGGAGCTCCGGGACAGGCTTATTGGCAAAACAGAGCAGATTACGACATCACCGCATATCTCGACGAAGATAAAAGAAACTTAAAAGGTTCGGAAACGGTTACCTATCACAATAATTCGCCGGACGATTTAGATTATATTTGGTTACAGTTAGATGAGAACCAACAATCAACGGTCAAAAAAGCGGATTATCAGTTCTCTTCTACCCTGCCGAAATCTTTGAACGATCAGCAATTAAAGACGACAGATATTCCTGCAAAAGATAACGGGTATGGTGTTAATTTAGAAAAAGTAATTGATGCTTCAGGAAATCCTTTGAAATACACCGTCAATAAAACGATGATGCGTATTGATTTGCCTAAAGTTTTAAAGAAAGGCGAAAAATTCATCTTTAAAATAGATTGGAATTATAACATCCCGAACCGCACAAAAATGGGAGGCCGCGGCGGTTACGAAAATTTCGCAGAAGACGGAAATGATCTTTATACGATTACCCAATGGTTCCCGCGAATGTGTGTGTACAGCGACTTTCAGGGTTGGCAGAATCATCAGTTCACAGGAAGAGGTGAATTTGCTTTAGTTTTTGGGAATTATAAAGTTTCGATGAACGTTCCGGCTGATCATGTGATTGGAGGAACCGGAGAATGTAAAAACTACGAACAGGTTTTAACTCCTGAACAATTATCAAGATATAAGAAATCACAAACTTCGAATGAGCCTGTAGAAATTGTGACTTTGGATGAAGCTAAAAAAGCAGAGAAAAATCATTCAAAACAGAGAAAAACTTGGGTTTTTGAGGCAAAAGATGTCAGAGATTTTGCCTGGACGGCTTCAAGAAAGTTTGTCTGGGATGCAATGGGCGTTACGATTCCCGAAAACAATAATAAAGTAATGGCAATGAGTTTCTATCCTAAAGAAGCTTATGGTTTATACAGAAAATTCTCTACAAAAGCGGTTGCTCATACGATTAAAACGTATTCAGAATTCACGATTCCCTATCCTTATCCGGTAGCGCAGTCTGTGGAAGCTTCGAATGGAATGGAATATCCGATGATCTGTTTCAATTTTGGAAGAACAGAAAAAGATGGAACATATTCTGAAGGAATTAAAAACGGAATGATCGGGGTAATCATTCATGAAGTAGGACACAACTTTTTCCCGATGATCATCAACTCAGATGAAAGACAGTGGAGCTGGATGGATGAAGGTTTAAATACATTTACAGAATATTTAACGGAAGAAAAGTGGGATAATAAATTCCCTTCAAAACGTGGTCCGGCATGGACAATCGTTGATTATATGAAGCTTCCGAAAGATCAGCTGGAACCGATTATGAGTAATTCTGAAAACATTATTCAGTTTGGTCCGAACGCCTATTCAAAACCTGCAACAGGACTGAATATCCTTCGTGAAACGATTATGGGAAGAGAACTTTTCGATAAAGCATTTAAAACGTATTCAAAAAGATGGGCGTTTAAACATCCTGAGCCTGCAGATTTTTTCAGAACAATGGAAGATGCGAGTGGTGAAGATCTTGATTGGTTTTGGAGAGGCTGGTTTTACGGAACTGATCCTGTAGACATTGCGATTGATAAGGTTACGATTGCAACTCCGGATTTAGATGCAGTACCAATGGCAAAAGAGGAAACTTATACGGTTGATAGGCCTTTACAAAATGAATTTGAAGATATTTCGAAAATCAGAAACAGAGAAGATAAAAACATCACTTTTGATGTAGAAAAAGATAAAAGTCTTCAGGATTTCTACTATCGTTATGACAGAGGTCAGGAAAAAGTAGACAACAGCAAAACGTATACTGTAAAGAAAGATGAAAATGCGGCTTTAGATTCTAAAGACAAGGATAAATTTAAAAATATCACAGCGTATCAGATCGATTTTGTAAACAAAGGCGGATTGGTAATGCCTGTTATTCTTGAATTTACTTTCGAGGACGGTACAAAACTGTACGATAAATCTTCGGCTCAAATCTGGAGACAGAATGAAAAGAAAGTTTCGAAAACATTCTATTTTGATAAAAAATTAAAATCAATTCAGCTTGATCCGATGAGAGAAACAGCGGATATTGATACTTCAAATAATTTGTGGAGTAATGACGGAAGTTCTGCCACAAGCTCGAAATTTCAGTTATTTAAACAAAAACAAGACGGCCCAGTAAGAGGTGGAGGAACAGGAAAGGTCAATCCGATGCAGGCTGCAGGAAAGAAAAGCTAA
- a CDS encoding HupE/UreJ family protein, whose translation MQDFLFYLKLGWEHIISLDALDHQLFVLALIAVYTSKDWKKILILVTAFTIGHSITLALSILDVVRLPSDWVEFLIPLTIVLTAAGNILMKNKKQTQNKTNYYLALFFGLIHGLGFANTARVMIAKSQSIAVPLLGFNIGLELGQIVIVLAILILLFILLNLFKINKKDWILFVSSGVFALALKMTLERIPF comes from the coding sequence ATGCAGGACTTTTTATTTTATTTAAAACTCGGTTGGGAACATATTATTTCATTGGATGCGCTTGATCATCAGCTTTTTGTTTTGGCATTAATTGCCGTTTACACTTCCAAAGACTGGAAAAAAATTCTGATTTTGGTGACTGCATTTACCATAGGACATTCTATCACTTTGGCTTTAAGCATTCTCGATGTGGTAAGACTTCCTTCTGATTGGGTGGAATTTTTGATTCCTCTGACAATTGTTTTGACGGCGGCCGGAAATATTTTAATGAAAAATAAAAAACAGACTCAGAATAAAACCAATTATTATTTAGCCCTATTTTTCGGATTGATTCACGGATTAGGATTTGCGAATACTGCGAGAGTGATGATTGCGAAAAGTCAGAGCATTGCCGTTCCGCTTTTAGGTTTTAATATTGGGTTGGAACTCGGACAAATCGTGATTGTGCTGGCCATTTTAATATTGCTTTTTATTCTTTTAAACCTTTTTAAAATTAATAAAAAAGACTGGATACTTTTTGTATCATCTGGAGTTTTTGCATTGGCTTTAAAAATGACCTTAGAGAGAATTCCTTTTTAG
- a CDS encoding DUF6702 family protein translates to MLSFTKEVHPYHVGSVEINYNSKSKTFEITGRFFLDDLENGLGKKYGKSFHFNDNKYKAKINEALKNYSSEYFKLKTDNQFLKINYIGYEEDSESVNIYLESEKVENPKKVEAAVSFLYNLFDDQINLVHIIVNGNRKSEKLTYPNRYLFQQF, encoded by the coding sequence TTGCTTTCTTTCACCAAAGAAGTACATCCTTATCACGTCGGTTCGGTAGAAATTAATTATAATTCAAAATCAAAAACTTTTGAGATTACCGGAAGATTTTTCTTAGATGATTTAGAAAATGGTCTTGGCAAGAAATACGGAAAGTCATTTCATTTTAATGATAACAAATATAAAGCTAAGATTAATGAGGCCTTAAAAAATTATAGTTCAGAATATTTTAAACTCAAAACAGATAATCAGTTTTTAAAAATCAATTACATCGGTTACGAAGAAGACAGCGAATCGGTCAATATTTATCTGGAATCTGAAAAAGTGGAAAATCCAAAAAAAGTAGAAGCTGCGGTGAGTTTTCTGTATAATTTATTTGATGACCAGATTAATCTCGTTCACATCATCGTCAATGGAAACCGTAAAAGTGAAAAACTCACGTATCCGAATCGGTATTTGTTTCAACAGTTTTAA
- a CDS encoding ACP phosphodiesterase, which produces MNFLAHSFLTFNDGQIVGQFLEDFIRNKDRYSFPKEIQDGITLHRAIDTFTDSHPAIHEAKKVFSPLVRLYAGAFVDVSLDYFVANDLQLNSLQGWKDHSLKVYRVLHEHYEFLPDNFRYMLTKMEQDNWLYNYRHDQNIKFSMRNVLNKAKYLDKDIPVFEAFLDNKDILQKCYDDFFPDLLAHAKAENELLQLRK; this is translated from the coding sequence ATGAACTTTCTCGCCCACTCTTTTCTCACATTTAATGACGGACAAATTGTCGGGCAGTTTCTCGAAGATTTTATCCGAAACAAAGACCGCTACTCTTTTCCGAAAGAAATTCAGGATGGGATTACTCTGCACCGTGCCATTGATACTTTTACTGATTCTCATCCAGCGATTCATGAAGCAAAAAAGGTTTTCAGTCCGCTAGTTAGGTTGTATGCAGGAGCTTTTGTAGATGTTTCTTTGGATTATTTTGTCGCCAACGATTTACAGCTAAATTCTCTACAAGGCTGGAAAGACCACTCGTTAAAAGTGTACAGAGTTCTCCATGAGCACTACGAATTTTTACCGGATAATTTCAGGTACATGCTTACCAAAATGGAACAGGATAACTGGCTGTACAATTACCGTCACGATCAGAATATTAAATTCAGCATGAGAAATGTTTTGAATAAAGCTAAATATTTAGATAAAGATATTCCGGTATTTGAGGCTTTTTTAGACAATAAAGATATTCTGCAGAAATGCTATGATGATTTTTTTCCTGATCTTTTAGCTCATGCAAAAGCAGAAAATGAGTTACTGCAACTTCGAAAATAA
- a CDS encoding VanW family protein encodes MKQFIKNSLPYSWKLQYRLLQRIFHEQKNAHLYAKNYLNEDIGGYSVEFKQVIRRGDFHENKIHNLKIVCEKVNNLIIQPNEIFSFWKIVGKPSRKNKFKEGRNLVKNNISQDFGGGICQFSSILYYSALQYGLEIMERHSHSIDIYKENERFTPLGSDATVVFGYKDLQIKNNFLFPVQFKCWVNENELHLIIRSQNEIKLNTIHFKYQETENGVWVETLNNDQTLFKNFYIRL; translated from the coding sequence ATGAAACAGTTTATCAAAAACTCTCTTCCCTACTCATGGAAATTGCAGTATAGGTTATTGCAAAGGATTTTTCATGAACAGAAAAACGCTCACTTATATGCTAAAAATTATTTGAATGAAGATATTGGAGGTTATTCAGTAGAATTTAAGCAAGTAATCAGAAGAGGAGATTTCCACGAAAATAAAATTCATAACCTAAAAATCGTCTGTGAAAAAGTCAACAACTTAATCATTCAGCCAAATGAAATTTTTTCTTTTTGGAAAATAGTTGGCAAACCGAGTAGAAAAAACAAATTCAAAGAGGGCAGAAATTTAGTTAAGAACAATATTTCACAGGATTTCGGTGGCGGAATCTGTCAGTTCTCATCGATTTTATATTATTCTGCGTTGCAATACGGATTGGAAATTATGGAAAGACATTCTCATTCGATTGACATTTACAAAGAAAACGAACGTTTTACCCCTTTAGGTTCAGATGCTACGGTCGTTTTTGGGTATAAAGATTTGCAGATAAAGAATAATTTCCTGTTTCCGGTACAATTCAAATGTTGGGTAAACGAAAATGAACTTCACCTCATCATTCGCTCTCAAAATGAAATCAAACTGAACACTATACATTTCAAATATCAGGAAACTGAAAACGGAGTTTGGGTAGAAACCTTAAATAATGACCAAACTTTATTTAAAAATTTCTATATTCGTTTATGA
- a CDS encoding class I SAM-dependent DNA methyltransferase translates to MIKNQIHQYYNDLAKSYDENRFENSYGKYIDQQERYFLNSFLRDDKYSKILDLGCGTGRLLNFATHGADFSQEMLNIAQEKFPHKQLKIGEISNIPFEENFDCIFCFHVIMHQTRQETENFLNECYKKINNDGILIFDYPIKSRRKVPSPQQDWHANNTFTPNEILDLIKSDWKIIERKGVLFFPIHRIPKALRKIFLPLDILICKTFLKKWASYQIVVLKKR, encoded by the coding sequence ATGATCAAAAACCAAATCCATCAATATTATAACGACCTCGCAAAATCCTATGATGAAAACAGGTTTGAAAATTCTTATGGGAAGTATATTGATCAACAGGAAAGATATTTTTTGAATTCATTTTTGAGAGATGATAAGTATTCAAAAATTTTAGATTTAGGTTGCGGAACAGGAAGGTTATTGAATTTTGCAACGCATGGCGCAGATTTCAGTCAGGAAATGCTGAATATTGCTCAGGAAAAATTTCCACATAAACAATTAAAGATAGGAGAAATTTCAAATATTCCTTTTGAGGAGAACTTTGACTGTATTTTTTGTTTTCATGTCATCATGCATCAAACCAGACAGGAAACTGAGAATTTTCTAAATGAATGTTATAAAAAAATAAATAATGATGGAATTTTGATTTTTGATTATCCGATTAAATCAAGAAGAAAAGTACCTTCACCACAACAAGATTGGCATGCGAATAATACTTTTACACCCAATGAAATTTTAGATTTAATAAAAAGTGATTGGAAGATCATTGAAAGAAAAGGAGTTTTATTTTTTCCTATTCACAGAATTCCAAAGGCATTGAGGAAAATATTTCTACCTTTAGATATATTGATTTGTAAAACATTTCTAAAAAAGTGGGCATCGTATCAAATCGTAGTTCTGAAAAAACGATGA